Genomic segment of Synechococcus sp. A15-28:
GGCCCTGCGGCGAACTCCTGGCCACCCCTCGCTTCCAGGCGGTGTTCAGCCGGGACCAGCTCACGGCGGACGACCTCACCACCCAGCTGCAACGTTCGGTGCGCTTCGTCGGAAACCCGTTCATGGACCCCGTGCTGGCGCCAGCCGCAGCGCTGCCCACCGCCCGGCAACGCATCGGACTGCTGCCCGGCAGTCGCCGGCCGGAACTGGAGCACAACCTGCTGCTGCTGCTGCAATTGATCGAGAAGCTCCCCGTCGCTGCGGAGCTGAGCGTGGATCTGGCCCTGGTGGCGAGCCTGGAGGACACAGCCCTGCAGGCTCTGGCCGGCAGCGTCGGCTGGCGTCTGGAGCAGGGGGTGCTGAGCCGAGAAGACACCGTGCCGATCACCTTGCGGCGCGACGCCTTCCAATCCGTGCTGCAACACAGCGATCTGGTCATCGGCATGGCCGGCACAGCGATTGAACAGGCCATCGGCCTGGCCAAACCCGCTCTGCAACTTCCAGGGGAAGGCCCCCAGTTCACCGCCCGGTTTGCGGAGGCACAGCGCCGGTTGCTGGGGCCAACGGTTTTCTGTGCCCCCGGCGACGCCGGTTCCCGCGACAACATCGCAGCCACAGCTGCGCTGGCGCTGGACTTGCTGAACCGCTCCCGCAGTGATCAGGAGCTGCACGAGCAGTGCCGCCGCGAAGCCAGCCGCCGTCTCGGAACAGCCGGGGGAGGCACAAGAATGGCAGCAGCCATCAGCGAACTCCTGCCATGAGTGCGTTCTCGGAACCGAGCTGGAAACGCTGGCTGGATCGGCTGCTGATGCTCAACGTGCTCGTGGTGATCCTCGGCGCCGGCTTCTTCGGGGTCGCCGTTGCGGCCCAGACCCAGGGCCGCAATGCACCGATGGATCTGTTTCAGACCCTGTGGCAGCCCCTGTTCACCCCGGCCATCAGCCTGCTGATCATGGCGGCCCTGGTGAGCGGAATTCTCAGCTGGTGGCAGCGGCGAGTGCTGAAGGCAGGTCGGGATAGCGGAAGTTGAACCCGAGGCTCTCCAGCCGCTCGGATTGCACCTGCTGGCCCTCAAGCACCACCTTGGCGCCATCTCCGAGCAGCACCTGCAGCACCGGGCCCGGGACGGGCAACAGGCTGGGACGGCCCAGACTGCGGCCGAGTTCCCGGGCGAACGCCGTCATCGACACCGGCTCGGGGGCGACGCCATTGACCACACCGGACCAGGACGTGTCCTCCAGGCCCCGCTGAATCAGGGCGCAGAGGTCACTGCGATGAATCCAACTCATCCATTGCTGGCCGGAACCGATCGGCCCACCGAAGCCGGCGCGGAACACCGGCAGCATCTTGCCGAGGGCACCACCACCGGCCGCGATCACGATGCCGATCCGCACGGTCACCAGACGGGTTGCGGCAGGAACCGCCGCAGCCGCTGCCTCCCAGCGTTCACACAACGACGCCAGAAAATCGGAACCGGCGGCACTGGACTCCTGGAAGCAGGCGTCGGGACTGGTGCCGTAAAACCCGATGGCGGACGCGTTCACCAGCACCTGGGGTGAAGCCGGCAGGGCGGCCATCGCCTCCACCAGCAGACGTGTGGTGTCCAGTCGACTGTTCTCGAGGAGCTTCAGGTGGGCGGCGGTCCAGCGCTGCTCGGCGATCGGCTCCCCCGCCAGATTCACCACACCATCCGCCTGCGTGAGGGCGTCCTTCAGGGAGGGCTCCTGCCAGCTGGCGGGCTGGGCCGGGTCAAGCTGCAGCCAGGCCATGCGCCCATCGCTGCGTTCCGCCTCGTAACCCCGGGGAAGACGACGGCTGACGATGGTGACCTGATGGCCGGATTGAATCAGCTGAGGAACCAGTTCCCTGCCGACAAATCCAGTGCATCCCAGCAGCAGCAGTCGCATGGGTCCTTGAGATGTGCGTCGGGGAGGCTAGGGCGAATCGATCGTGTACGGGCTTTAGCCTGATCCCATTCCCTGCCTGCCCAGATGGCCGAAACCGACACCAAGGCCCCCGCCAAGGCCAAACCGGCGGCTCTGCGCAAGGGCGCCCTGGTGAAAGTGAACCGTGCGGCCTACAGCGCCAGCCTGGAAGCCTCCGCCAGCGACTCGACAGCACCGGATTACATCTTTGAAGGTCCTGGGGAGCTGCTGCTGGTGAAAGGGGACTATGGCCAGGTGCGTTGGAACCGTCCGGTCCCGGATGTGTGGCTGCGCATGGATCAGTTGGAATCCTGCGGCTGAGTCAGGGCACCCTCCACAAGCTTCACCGCCGTCGGCACGCTGCTGATGGCGGAGGGCAAACGCCAGACGGCACCGCCCAGAACTGCACTGAGGTCGGCCAGGGCCACCAGAACGCCGTTGTTCTGCTGGGAAGCGGCCTGATCCGCCACCGTTGAAGCGGCCCAGGGCATCCAGCCCGCGAGGAGCACCACGCTCCGGTACGCCGCAGGCCAGGGGCTCTGCGGGTCTAAACGCTGCAGAGCGGCGAACTGGTCAGCCGCTTCCCCGGGACGGTTGGCCAGCACCGCCAGGAGGGCCAGACTCCAGCGTGCCTGTGCATCTTCAGGGTTGATGGCGAGCTGCTGCTGCGCCTGCCCTGCCACCTGCTGCCGATAGAGAAAATGGCCATCCAGCATGTGCTCCACGGCCACAGCGGAGAAGACCGGATCCAGGCCGGAAGGACCTGCCGCCAGACCAGCGGCCAAAGCAGGAAACGCAGCGGCAAATCCAAGCGATGCCGGTCGATCCGAACGGCGGCGCCAAAGGGAATAACTGCCTCCTTTCGGGCGCGGGAAGCGCTGCACCTGCTCAAACACACCGCTGCTGCGAACGGCACGGTCCAGCTTGCGAGCTGCCTTGCGGACCGAGCCCTGATCCCCCTCCGACAGCACCACCCACTCGGCCCGCGCCAGGACCGGAGCCCGGTCACGGCGGCTGCCCCCCAGCTGGCGACCGACGAGCCGGCCTCCGCCGCGACGGCCATAGAAGCTGACGTTGTGCTGGTTGAGATCCGGTGTGCTCGGCACCACGATCACCGTGCGGGGCTCCGCCGCAGGATCCGCACCACCGGCGGCCTGCACCAGGGCCTGCAGAGGCCCCCGCGGCCGATCCTGCAGGCGCTCCCACTGATGGCTCCACCCCGCCGGGACACAGGCCAGAAGCCCGATGCCCAGGAGGGGGCTGGTCCAGCGGGGACGCCACTGCCGCAACCAGAGCCCCCATTGCCACCAGCCGCGACTGAGCAGCAGCAGCAACGCCGGCAGCAACGGCGCGATGTAGCGATCGCCCTTGTTGGGGCTGAGGCTGGTGAGCAGCCAGGCCGCCAGCAGGTTGATCACCAGCCAGCTCCAGCACCAGCCGTCGTCACCTGAAGTGCGGGAGCGCTGAACCCACCAGAGCACCAGGCCGGAGACGCCCACCACCAACAGCAC
This window contains:
- a CDS encoding phospholipid carrier-dependent glycosyltransferase translates to MSRRLGLGVAMIWLLATAVDRLWWMQQTGVPAWDQADYLNSALDHGRALGLLPGGGWNGWSALLDLSPKIPPLASLVNGTVMAVSGDAPADAAWSLSLWHGLLLLAVAGWGYRLRGEGLALLACLLTALTPALLDLRTDYVLEMPLAAMVTLALWRLAVWCDPSTGGRWGQVCWATVAALAAALVKQSALLALAPAGLWAAWIALRRRGVWRRQALVLPLLGSAMVLPWLRHNWITSLGGTNRAVFESAAREGDPGLLSLEGWLWYPRLLPEQLGLVLLVVGVSGLVLWWVQRSRTSGDDGWCWSWLVINLLAAWLLTSLSPNKGDRYIAPLLPALLLLLSRGWWQWGLWLRQWRPRWTSPLLGIGLLACVPAGWSHQWERLQDRPRGPLQALVQAAGGADPAAEPRTVIVVPSTPDLNQHNVSFYGRRGGGRLVGRQLGGSRRDRAPVLARAEWVVLSEGDQGSVRKAARKLDRAVRSSGVFEQVQRFPRPKGGSYSLWRRRSDRPASLGFAAAFPALAAGLAAGPSGLDPVFSAVAVEHMLDGHFLYRQQVAGQAQQQLAINPEDAQARWSLALLAVLANRPGEAADQFAALQRLDPQSPWPAAYRSVVLLAGWMPWAASTVADQAASQQNNGVLVALADLSAVLGGAVWRLPSAISSVPTAVKLVEGALTQPQDSN
- a CDS encoding TIGR01777 family oxidoreductase, encoding MRLLLLGCTGFVGRELVPQLIQSGHQVTIVSRRLPRGYEAERSDGRMAWLQLDPAQPASWQEPSLKDALTQADGVVNLAGEPIAEQRWTAAHLKLLENSRLDTTRLLVEAMAALPASPQVLVNASAIGFYGTSPDACFQESSAAGSDFLASLCERWEAAAAAVPAATRLVTVRIGIVIAAGGGALGKMLPVFRAGFGGPIGSGQQWMSWIHRSDLCALIQRGLEDTSWSGVVNGVAPEPVSMTAFARELGRSLGRPSLLPVPGPVLQVLLGDGAKVVLEGQQVQSERLESLGFNFRYPDLPSALAAATS
- a CDS encoding NAD(P)H-quinone oxidoreductase subunit O, whose translation is MAETDTKAPAKAKPAALRKGALVKVNRAAYSASLEASASDSTAPDYIFEGPGELLLVKGDYGQVRWNRPVPDVWLRMDQLESCG
- a CDS encoding lipid-A-disaccharide synthase-related protein — its product is MGQILLLSNGHGEDVSGALIGQALQSLGHSVQALPLAGLGRPYQQAGIALLGRSHEFSTGGIGYTSLRGRLTELVQGQILYLLRRLLRLLRHSHRFDLIVVVGDVIPVIAAWLTRRPVATYLVAYSSHYEGRLRLPWPCGELLATPRFQAVFSRDQLTADDLTTQLQRSVRFVGNPFMDPVLAPAAALPTARQRIGLLPGSRRPELEHNLLLLLQLIEKLPVAAELSVDLALVASLEDTALQALAGSVGWRLEQGVLSREDTVPITLRRDAFQSVLQHSDLVIGMAGTAIEQAIGLAKPALQLPGEGPQFTARFAEAQRRLLGPTVFCAPGDAGSRDNIAATAALALDLLNRSRSDQELHEQCRREASRRLGTAGGGTRMAAAISELLP